A part of Desulfobacter sp. genomic DNA contains:
- a CDS encoding universal stress protein, producing the protein MYKKILFGTCLTDYCSKIFNHALTLAQENDARLMIYYGLGKLNLNQEDTVQAIKAAEVQATEAYVGRMAAKGFDNYAINVSDGDVAGEMTKLARNAGADLIVMGTATDTPLAMGESINTGTLGPIVSEMLLQAPCPVQVIPPSMLPGLAVG; encoded by the coding sequence ATGTATAAAAAAATACTCTTTGGCACCTGCCTGACCGACTATTGCAGCAAAATATTTAACCATGCGCTGACCCTTGCACAGGAAAATGATGCCAGGCTGATGATTTACTACGGCCTTGGCAAACTGAACCTGAACCAGGAGGATACGGTCCAGGCCATAAAAGCTGCCGAAGTCCAGGCAACGGAAGCCTATGTGGGCCGGATGGCGGCCAAAGGTTTTGACAACTACGCCATCAACGTGTCAGACGGGGATGTGGCCGGCGAAATGACCAAGCTTGCACGGAACGCGGGAGCCGATCTGATTGTCATGGGAACGGCCACCGATACCCCCCTTGCCATGGGTGAAAGCATAAACACGGGAACCCTTGGCCCCATCGTATCAGAAATGCTGTTGCAGGCCCCCTGCCCCGTTCAGGTGATTCCGCCCTCAATGCTTCCCGGACTGGCGGTGGGATAG
- a CDS encoding methyl-accepting chemotaxis protein, giving the protein MRIRTKLILLVSGIVLAMGTVSISISINATIQQAKTELKSTEATLFTHRKETLKVILGNAYTVIDTAYREASDIEKLTQSVQAELKNVVGLAFGTLQKIYEKAELTDEDKRQMAIEVISGLRFDQTNYFWITGLDLTMIANPQYPEWVGKDISKLKDVKGNPIFPDLLEVGKKDKEAFFDYMWMEPDTKKESPRIGYAKVFDPWEWAVGAAIPLKVAEKGLEKRSKETIKTMRYGEGGKEYFWIHDMNAKMVMHPITPEMEGKDLAGITDPKGKHLFTEMVNICKKEGEGYVEYLWPKPGEKDPIPKISYVKLFKPLGWIVGTGVYVDDIQKSLAAKEEALRKQVRSSILMQLGIILIVVAVFIVITLVVARKISLPLMNTSLMLKDIAEGEGDLTKRLDVVSKDEVGSLSKWFNAFIERLHNIIVDIGANAQTVTAASSEVLTMSAQMSEGADGLSGKATSVAAAAEEMSTNMTSVAAASEQAATNIGMVTDSASQMQNTLGEVADNCQKARDVSGKAEEQADEASARVGLLGDAARDISKVTDVIRDIAEQTNLLALNATIEAARAGEAGKGFAVVASEIKDLAAQTANATNDIKGKIDGIQNSTGDTVKDVEKISGVISEVNEIVTAIAAAVEEQSTIATEVSENITQASTGIDEVNTNVAQSSQVSSEIAQDIADVNAVAGDMLGQSARMNQSARELSDLASTLRDMISVFKVAKDKNIE; this is encoded by the coding sequence ATGCGCATCAGAACCAAATTAATCCTATTGGTATCCGGTATTGTACTGGCAATGGGTACCGTTTCAATTTCCATCTCCATCAATGCCACCATCCAGCAGGCCAAAACAGAACTAAAATCCACAGAAGCGACATTGTTCACCCATAGGAAGGAGACCCTTAAAGTCATTCTCGGCAATGCCTATACGGTCATCGATACCGCTTACAGGGAGGCCAGCGATATTGAAAAGCTGACACAATCCGTACAGGCGGAACTGAAAAATGTTGTGGGCCTGGCCTTCGGCACCCTCCAGAAAATCTATGAAAAAGCAGAGCTGACAGATGAAGATAAAAGGCAGATGGCCATTGAGGTGATTTCCGGCCTCAGGTTTGATCAGACCAATTATTTCTGGATCACCGGGCTTGACCTGACCATGATTGCCAATCCCCAATATCCCGAATGGGTGGGCAAAGATATTTCCAAGCTCAAGGATGTCAAGGGGAACCCCATATTCCCGGACCTTCTGGAGGTGGGGAAAAAGGATAAAGAGGCGTTTTTCGATTATATGTGGATGGAGCCGGACACCAAAAAAGAATCTCCCCGCATTGGCTATGCCAAGGTATTTGATCCCTGGGAATGGGCGGTGGGGGCCGCCATCCCCCTGAAAGTGGCGGAAAAAGGGCTTGAAAAAAGATCCAAAGAGACCATCAAAACCATGCGCTACGGTGAGGGCGGAAAAGAGTATTTCTGGATCCATGATATGAATGCCAAAATGGTGATGCACCCCATTACCCCCGAAATGGAGGGAAAGGATCTTGCCGGGATAACCGACCCCAAAGGGAAACACCTGTTCACTGAAATGGTCAATATATGTAAAAAAGAGGGAGAGGGATATGTGGAATACCTTTGGCCCAAACCCGGTGAAAAAGACCCCATTCCCAAAATATCCTATGTGAAACTATTCAAGCCCCTGGGCTGGATTGTGGGCACCGGCGTCTATGTGGACGATATCCAAAAAAGCCTTGCCGCCAAGGAAGAGGCCCTGAGAAAGCAGGTCAGGTCAAGTATCCTCATGCAACTTGGCATCATTCTTATCGTCGTCGCCGTATTCATCGTCATCACCCTTGTGGTGGCAAGAAAAATTTCCCTTCCTTTAATGAATACCAGCCTGATGCTCAAGGATATTGCAGAGGGTGAAGGGGATCTGACCAAACGGCTGGACGTGGTGTCCAAGGATGAGGTCGGCAGCCTCTCAAAATGGTTCAATGCCTTTATTGAGCGGCTCCACAATATTATTGTGGATATTGGGGCAAATGCACAGACCGTGACGGCAGCCTCCTCAGAGGTGCTCACCATGTCGGCGCAGATGTCCGAAGGCGCTGACGGATTATCGGGAAAGGCAACCTCCGTCGCCGCTGCTGCCGAGGAGATGAGTACCAACATGACCTCTGTGGCCGCTGCAAGCGAGCAGGCCGCCACCAATATCGGCATGGTAACCGACTCTGCAAGCCAGATGCAGAATACGTTGGGTGAAGTGGCCGACAATTGCCAGAAAGCAAGGGATGTCTCCGGAAAGGCTGAAGAACAGGCCGATGAGGCCTCTGCCCGGGTCGGCCTTCTAGGCGATGCCGCAAGGGATATCTCAAAGGTGACGGATGTCATCAGGGACATTGCGGAACAGACGAATCTGCTGGCCCTCAACGCCACCATTGAAGCGGCAAGGGCCGGGGAGGCGGGAAAGGGGTTTGCCGTTGTGGCAAGCGAAATCAAAGACCTTGCCGCCCAGACTGCCAATGCGACCAATGACATCAAAGGAAAAATTGACGGGATACAGAATTCCACCGGTGACACGGTGAAAGATGTCGAAAAAATATCAGGGGTTATTTCCGAAGTGAATGAAATTGTCACGGCCATTGCCGCAGCCGTCGAAGAGCAATCGACCATTGCCACGGAAGTATCTGAAAATATAACCCAGGCCTCCACCGGCATCGACGAGGTGAATACAAATGTGGCGCAAAGCTCCCAGGTTTCCTCTGAGATCGCCCAGGATATCGCAGATGTAAATGCCGTGGCTGGTGATATGCTCGGCCAAAGCGCCCGGATGAATCAATCCGCCAGGGAGCTGTCGGACCTGGCATCAACACTAAGGGATATGATCAGCGTATTTAAGGTGGCCAAAGACAAAAACATCGAATAA
- a CDS encoding CoB--CoM heterodisulfide reductase iron-sulfur subunit A family protein, translating to MPINNKEGLKGADASQKAQSLEKTGGREKVGVYICHCGGNISDHVDVAQVAENVKSLPGVEQVHTNSFMCSDPGQELIQKDIESGKINRVVVASCAPSLHETTFRGAIKRSGMNPYLYEHANIREQVSWVHHGEPATAKATKLIEAAIAKAKKLEALDPIRVDAKRHVTVVGGGMAGMRAALDLVRQGFEVSIIEKTVFLGGNAAGLDRLSPHDQDAGALIRELHANLMRQDGVSIHTCAEISSFSGFVGNFELSVSQVPFDVTRAWQPGSYVENRGIYVGNTWTANEPCQLKTGAVVMATGFKSHIPAKGTFGFGDMDRVVTLADFIRAFKEAKIKDGLFHLDHRPVRRVAFIHCVGSRQIPGIHEPDENGNLNEYCSRTCCSATLQAALKLKKECPGTDVFDFYRDIRTYGRFQEDIYDEAASSGILFMRYEPDAQPVVAHTPDNEFPVSVSVKDVLTFNEEVEAEVDLVVLATAMEPNNISSLVEMMKLPVGADRFLQEVHPKLRPVEVANTGILLAGTCQAPMDITETCAAAQAACVKTSALLGKGFVELDPFVAQVDTGRCKGHGACREACPVDDAIELHDGKARVNPALCTGCGICTAVCPENAIDVNGWSLSQYEKMVDAILAA from the coding sequence ATGCCTATTAACAATAAAGAGGGCCTGAAAGGAGCCGATGCGTCCCAAAAGGCCCAATCCCTGGAAAAAACAGGGGGCCGGGAGAAAGTCGGGGTATATATCTGCCACTGCGGCGGAAACATTTCGGATCATGTGGATGTGGCGCAGGTCGCAGAGAATGTGAAGTCCCTGCCCGGCGTTGAGCAGGTCCACACCAATTCCTTTATGTGTTCGGATCCGGGCCAGGAACTCATCCAGAAAGATATCGAAAGCGGTAAAATCAACCGGGTGGTGGTGGCGTCCTGTGCCCCCAGCCTCCACGAAACCACTTTCAGGGGCGCCATTAAGCGGTCCGGCATGAACCCTTACCTGTATGAACATGCCAATATCCGCGAACAGGTCTCCTGGGTACACCACGGGGAACCGGCCACCGCCAAGGCCACCAAGCTCATTGAAGCGGCCATTGCCAAGGCAAAAAAATTAGAGGCACTGGATCCCATCCGGGTGGATGCGAAGCGCCATGTCACGGTGGTGGGCGGGGGGATGGCCGGCATGCGGGCCGCCCTGGACCTTGTCCGCCAGGGGTTCGAGGTGTCTATTATCGAAAAAACCGTATTCCTGGGCGGCAATGCCGCCGGGCTGGACAGGCTGTCTCCCCATGACCAGGATGCAGGAGCGCTGATCCGGGAACTCCATGCCAACCTGATGCGCCAGGATGGGGTGAGCATACACACCTGTGCTGAAATTTCTTCATTTTCCGGTTTTGTGGGCAATTTCGAGCTCTCCGTCTCCCAGGTCCCCTTTGATGTGACCCGGGCATGGCAGCCGGGAAGCTATGTTGAGAACCGGGGCATCTATGTGGGAAATACCTGGACGGCAAATGAACCCTGCCAACTGAAAACCGGTGCCGTGGTCATGGCCACCGGTTTTAAATCCCACATACCGGCAAAGGGCACCTTTGGATTCGGCGATATGGACCGGGTCGTCACCCTGGCGGATTTCATACGTGCATTCAAAGAGGCCAAAATCAAAGACGGCCTTTTCCATCTGGACCACCGCCCCGTCCGCCGTGTGGCTTTTATCCACTGCGTGGGCAGCCGGCAGATTCCCGGGATCCATGAGCCCGATGAGAACGGTAATTTAAATGAGTATTGTTCCAGAACCTGCTGCAGCGCCACCCTCCAGGCGGCCCTTAAACTCAAAAAAGAATGCCCCGGCACGGATGTGTTTGACTTTTACAGGGACATCCGCACCTATGGCCGGTTCCAGGAAGACATTTATGATGAGGCCGCTTCGTCCGGGATCCTGTTCATGCGGTATGAACCCGATGCCCAGCCCGTGGTCGCCCATACCCCGGACAATGAATTCCCCGTAAGCGTCAGTGTGAAGGACGTATTGACCTTTAATGAAGAGGTCGAGGCGGAGGTGGATCTGGTGGTGCTGGCAACGGCCATGGAACCCAACAATATCTCATCCCTGGTGGAAATGATGAAGCTTCCCGTGGGCGCCGACCGTTTCTTACAGGAGGTTCATCCCAAACTGCGGCCGGTGGAAGTGGCCAATACCGGGATTCTTCTGGCCGGGACCTGCCAGGCCCCCATGGATATCACGGAAACCTGTGCCGCCGCCCAGGCCGCCTGTGTGAAAACCTCTGCGCTTTTAGGGAAAGGATTTGTGGAGCTGGATCCCTTTGTGGCCCAGGTGGATACCGGCAGATGCAAGGGGCACGGGGCGTGCAGAGAGGCCTGTCCTGTGGACGATGCCATTGAACTCCATGATGGCAAGGCCCGGGTCAACCCGGCCCTGTGCACGGGCTGCGGCATCTGCACGGCGGTCTGCCCGGAGAACGCCATTGATGTCAACGGCTGGTCCCTGTCCCAATACGAAAAAATGGTTGATGCCATCCTGGCAGCCTGA
- a CDS encoding DUF1638 domain-containing protein: MENLSFANTAIVSCGTMSLELNHLREHGFLNTDYLFYTTPGLHQDIPELERQLIKFIGKAREKVRDVIVVYGGKYCYVNPDNPTRLMQTIIQEQGLHVARVQATHCMGMLASDEEMASITQEMAGGEPVWFMTPGWVKYRTQVFKGWDKGTANENFPRHTGGAIVLDGIGYLDQYMAEKPEEFLEYCDWMGIPMQAYPITLDRFKGLLTDCLKGLSPH, encoded by the coding sequence ATGGAAAACCTGTCTTTTGCAAACACAGCCATCGTATCCTGCGGTACCATGAGCCTGGAACTGAACCATCTCCGGGAGCACGGCTTCCTAAATACGGATTACCTGTTTTATACCACCCCTGGACTGCACCAGGATATTCCTGAACTGGAAAGGCAGCTGATCAAATTCATCGGCAAGGCCAGGGAAAAAGTCAGGGATGTGATTGTGGTTTACGGGGGCAAGTACTGCTATGTCAATCCGGACAATCCCACCCGCCTGATGCAGACCATCATCCAGGAGCAGGGACTTCATGTGGCCCGGGTGCAGGCCACCCATTGCATGGGGATGCTGGCCAGCGACGAAGAGATGGCCAGCATCACCCAGGAGATGGCCGGTGGCGAACCGGTGTGGTTCATGACCCCCGGGTGGGTCAAATACCGGACCCAGGTGTTCAAGGGATGGGACAAGGGAACTGCAAATGAAAATTTCCCCCGGCACACCGGCGGTGCCATCGTTCTGGACGGCATCGGGTATCTGGACCAATACATGGCGGAGAAACCCGAAGAATTCCTTGAATACTGCGACTGGATGGGAATTCCCATGCAGGCCTATCCCATTACCCTGGACCGGTTCAAGGGACTGTTGACGGACTGCTTGAAAGGATTGTCCCCCCATTGA
- a CDS encoding DsrE family protein gives MTEVKQEKIMYFATCGGEDPEKAAMPFVMASAALAMDIQAIVVLQGNGVYLAQKQYRKNMLPSGGFPNIEKLVTDFLELGGELLVCMPCIKERNIGEDELPEGAKVTAAGQLNIAAIEADAIFVY, from the coding sequence ATGACCGAAGTAAAACAGGAAAAAATCATGTACTTTGCCACCTGCGGCGGTGAGGACCCGGAAAAAGCAGCCATGCCCTTTGTCATGGCCAGCGCGGCCCTGGCCATGGATATTCAAGCCATTGTGGTGCTCCAGGGCAACGGGGTTTATCTGGCCCAGAAACAATACCGGAAAAACATGCTGCCCAGCGGCGGGTTCCCCAACATAGAAAAGCTGGTAACCGATTTCCTGGAACTGGGCGGGGAACTGCTGGTCTGCATGCCCTGCATCAAGGAGCGGAACATCGGAGAGGATGAACTGCCCGAGGGGGCGAAAGTAACGGCTGCCGGTCAACTCAACATTGCAGCCATTGAGGCAGACGCCATATTCGTCTATTAA
- a CDS encoding hydrogenase iron-sulfur subunit, producing the protein MTTQDTAGTDAKIIVLATEACAYPGANSVGQAHSSYPANTYILRVRAPVLFPERFYMDCFQKGCAGIIVMSCGEECPYEGAYHALARRLDNVYKLMKENEIDIRRLRLTSICTVCNRAFLNEINQMNDIVQELGIPVFKDSQPAEAMV; encoded by the coding sequence ATGACCACCCAGGACACTGCCGGAACCGATGCCAAAATCATCGTCCTTGCCACGGAAGCCTGCGCCTACCCGGGTGCCAATTCCGTGGGCCAGGCGCATTCTTCCTACCCTGCAAACACCTATATCCTCCGGGTCAGGGCGCCGGTCCTGTTCCCGGAACGCTTTTATATGGATTGTTTTCAGAAGGGGTGTGCCGGCATTATCGTGATGTCCTGCGGGGAGGAATGCCCTTATGAAGGGGCCTATCATGCCCTGGCCAGACGGCTGGACAATGTCTACAAACTCATGAAGGAAAATGAGATTGACATACGGCGGCTGCGCCTGACCTCCATCTGCACGGTGTGTAACAGGGCATTCCTCAACGAAATCAACCAGATGAACGACATCGTTCAGGAATTGGGCATCCCCGTTTTCAAGGATTCGCAACCGGCTGAGGCAATGGTTTAA
- a CDS encoding 4Fe-4S dicluster domain-containing protein yields MTSKINPDIMKLMGKYGAQSATACFNCGNCTAVCSLSTENTPFPRKVIRYLQLGLTDKLAASPEPWLCYYCGDCSATCPRDADPGEVMMGLRRYLTSIYDWTGISKRFYTSKVFEVASILVVALAVGLGFYFFHGPMLTDRVALNVFAPNTTIEILDLIMLAVLSFFLLSNAFRLARGVMGNPRQYMVSLKDDANPAVLIFGVPLKTYMAEMKEFIIHFFTQKRFNSCEGDDDPESGRQKKILWINHLLIMSGYSIIFLMVVGGIRWFQRDEILSIFNPIRFLGYYATFAILYGTTYAMIGRLKKTARPYSKTHSTDWAFLILLWLTTFSGILIHFTRLLEMPLTTYYLYVIHLMIAVPMLVIEVPFAKWTHQLYRPLVLFLMKVRHRALAG; encoded by the coding sequence ATGACGTCCAAAATAAACCCCGATATAATGAAACTGATGGGGAAATACGGCGCCCAGAGTGCCACGGCCTGCTTTAACTGCGGCAATTGCACGGCGGTCTGCTCCCTGTCAACCGAAAACACCCCCTTCCCCAGAAAGGTTATCCGTTACCTGCAACTGGGGCTCACCGATAAACTGGCCGCAAGCCCTGAACCCTGGCTCTGCTACTATTGCGGAGATTGTTCAGCTACCTGTCCGAGGGATGCGGATCCGGGCGAAGTGATGATGGGACTGCGGCGCTATCTGACCTCCATCTACGACTGGACAGGCATATCAAAGCGCTTCTATACCTCCAAGGTCTTTGAGGTCGCCTCCATCCTGGTAGTGGCCCTGGCCGTGGGACTGGGATTTTATTTTTTCCACGGTCCCATGCTCACGGACCGGGTGGCTCTGAACGTATTTGCCCCCAATACCACCATTGAGATCCTTGATTTGATCATGCTGGCGGTTCTCTCCTTTTTCCTGCTGTCCAACGCCTTCCGGCTGGCAAGGGGAGTGATGGGCAACCCCCGGCAGTACATGGTCAGCCTTAAGGATGATGCCAACCCGGCCGTCCTGATTTTTGGGGTGCCATTGAAAACCTATATGGCCGAAATGAAAGAGTTTATCATTCATTTTTTTACCCAGAAACGGTTTAATTCCTGCGAAGGCGACGACGACCCCGAGAGCGGCCGTCAGAAGAAGATTCTCTGGATTAACCACCTGCTGATCATGAGCGGCTATTCCATCATCTTCCTCATGGTGGTTGGGGGGATCCGCTGGTTCCAGAGGGATGAGATCCTTTCCATCTTCAACCCCATCCGATTTCTGGGATATTATGCCACCTTTGCCATCCTTTACGGCACCACCTATGCCATGATCGGCCGGTTGAAAAAGACGGCAAGGCCTTACAGCAAGACCCATTCCACTGACTGGGCCTTTTTGATTCTCCTGTGGCTGACCACCTTTTCCGGCATCCTGATCCATTTTACCCGGCTGCTGGAAATGCCGTTAACCACCTATTACCTTTACGTCATCCATCTGATGATCGCCGTACCCATGCTGGTCATCGAAGTCCCCTTTGCCAAATGGACCCACCAGCTTTACCGCCCCCTTGTCCTCTTTTTGATGAAGGTCAGGCATAGGGCGTTAGCCGGATAA
- a CDS encoding DUF4242 domain-containing protein, translated as MAKFNKYMMVHSNPGIDCEEVQANWRKLAQVEAGTWIRTYYNEQKGIRYCLWLAQSEEVLKDIFTEIGISWDSIMHVEETIPDLWGEKWEEHIEKDAIADTLGN; from the coding sequence ATGGCCAAATTCAACAAATACATGATGGTACACAGCAACCCCGGTATTGATTGCGAAGAAGTTCAGGCAAACTGGAGAAAACTGGCACAGGTTGAAGCCGGGACATGGATCAGAACCTACTACAACGAACAAAAAGGTATCCGCTACTGCCTTTGGCTGGCCCAGAGCGAAGAAGTCCTCAAGGATATCTTCACTGAAATCGGCATCAGCTGGGATTCAATCATGCACGTGGAAGAAACCATTCCCGATCTTTGGGGGGAAAAATGGGAAGAGCATATTGAAAAGGATGCCATTGCCGATACCCTGGGTAATTGA
- a CDS encoding sigma 54-interacting transcriptional regulator, whose product MKDLSSDIKNNQLVKMVLEAIGDGVFILDMNARIISWNRAMEKITGYAPEEVMGKSCRILNFSQCFDKECPTGFEECGILKFGKVEPVDCFITHKLGHSVSVVKNARIIRDAGNRALGVVEAVTDLTELKNARLKMAEASRRLGELNRLGGIIAKSQVMQNVFTFIKASAASDATILIQGESGTGKELVAGAIHSIGERKDRPMITVNCSALSETLLESELFGHVKGAFTGATRDRTGRFEEADTGTIFLDEIGEISPYIQVKLLRVLQEKEIERVGDSRRRKINIRIITATNKDLKSLVDQGQFREDLYYRLKVFPIFLPPLRERKEDIPLLADHFIRLNNKSGAHVKGIEPGAMKTLMDYHWPGNIRELANAVEHAFVLCSGREITPDDLPLEIREFKGGGRPVTETAGRLPRPRPAAGLTRETLVDLLDQCDWNKAEVARRLALSRASIWKYMKKWEIPMQPEDIA is encoded by the coding sequence ATGAAAGATCTCTCTTCTGATATTAAAAACAATCAATTGGTTAAAATGGTTCTTGAGGCCATCGGGGACGGGGTTTTTATCCTTGATATGAATGCCCGTATCATATCCTGGAACCGGGCCATGGAGAAAATAACCGGATATGCCCCTGAAGAAGTCATGGGAAAGAGCTGCAGGATTTTGAATTTCAGCCAGTGCTTTGACAAGGAATGCCCCACAGGGTTCGAGGAGTGCGGTATCTTAAAATTCGGGAAAGTAGAGCCTGTAGACTGTTTTATCACCCATAAGCTGGGCCACTCGGTTTCGGTGGTGAAAAATGCCAGAATTATAAGGGATGCCGGCAATAGGGCCCTCGGCGTGGTCGAGGCGGTGACCGACCTGACGGAGCTTAAAAATGCACGGCTGAAAATGGCAGAGGCCAGCCGGCGCCTTGGCGAGTTGAACCGCCTCGGGGGGATCATTGCCAAAAGCCAGGTCATGCAGAATGTATTCACCTTTATCAAGGCCTCAGCCGCCAGCGACGCCACCATACTCATCCAGGGGGAAAGCGGCACGGGAAAAGAGCTTGTGGCCGGGGCCATTCACTCCATCGGCGAGAGAAAAGACAGGCCCATGATCACGGTCAACTGTAGCGCCCTTTCCGAAACCCTGCTGGAAAGCGAATTGTTCGGCCATGTTAAAGGCGCGTTTACCGGGGCAACCAGGGACAGAACCGGACGGTTTGAGGAAGCGGATACAGGTACCATTTTTCTGGATGAAATCGGCGAAATTTCCCCCTATATCCAGGTTAAACTGCTGCGGGTACTTCAGGAAAAAGAGATTGAACGGGTCGGTGATTCCAGGAGACGGAAGATCAATATCAGGATTATCACCGCCACAAACAAGGATCTCAAATCCCTTGTGGACCAGGGGCAGTTCAGGGAAGACCTCTATTACCGCCTCAAGGTCTTTCCCATTTTCCTGCCGCCTCTCAGGGAAAGAAAAGAGGATATCCCCCTGCTGGCCGATCATTTCATCCGGCTGAACAATAAATCCGGCGCCCATGTTAAGGGGATTGAACCTGGGGCCATGAAAACATTGATGGATTACCATTGGCCGGGCAATATCAGGGAGCTTGCCAATGCCGTTGAGCATGCCTTTGTCCTGTGCTCGGGCAGGGAAATCACCCCGGATGACCTGCCCCTGGAAATCCGTGAGTTCAAAGGGGGGGGGCGGCCTGTGACGGAAACCGCGGGGCGGTTGCCCCGTCCCAGGCCCGCTGCCGGGCTGACCCGGGAAACCCTGGTTGATCTGCTGGACCAGTGTGACTGGAATAAGGCGGAGGTGGCCCGGCGGCTGGCCCTGAGCCGGGCCTCAATATGGAAGTATATGAAAAAATGGGAGATCCCCATGCAGCCCGAAGATATAGCATAA
- a CDS encoding winged helix-turn-helix domain-containing protein — MKSKKERLKALREERAGAISQARERMKADNKLMKAIKTQIKESAMTVPQIAQAIGEPPSKVLVYLSGLKKFGMAVEAGKEGDYYTYQGAPTP, encoded by the coding sequence ATGAAAAGCAAAAAGGAAAGATTAAAAGCGCTTCGTGAGGAGCGGGCCGGGGCCATTTCCCAGGCCCGGGAGCGGATGAAAGCCGACAATAAGCTCATGAAGGCGATCAAAACCCAAATAAAGGAGAGCGCCATGACTGTGCCGCAGATCGCCCAGGCCATTGGCGAACCCCCTTCAAAAGTATTGGTGTACCTGTCGGGCCTGAAGAAATTCGGCATGGCCGTTGAAGCGGGAAAAGAGGGTGACTACTACACCTACCAGGGCGCGCCGACCCCCTAG
- a CDS encoding CoB--CoM heterodisulfide reductase iron-sulfur subunit A family protein: MNEKKVLKFDSLVIGGGIAGLQSALDLADQGFKVAVLEKDASVGGKMIRLAKVFPTLDCASCITTPKMSAASHHENITLFTYCTLDAMTRKDGMVYASATQKPRFVDPDKCIGCRQCEYNCPVYVEDHEQGSLTLRKAAYIPFSNAIPQLALIDADHCSLCGKCEKVCPTDAIDYFQQPEPFIIEAKTAVVTTGFNLTPADQKKEYGQGQVENVITSLQMERILAPHGPYMRVLRPSDGKEPESIAFVQCAGSRDKSLGVSYCSRVCCMYAIKQAMLLSGALPLADLTIYYMDIRAFGKGYEQFYQNAKAMGIEFVKGKIASIAQGDDQTVALKYEAQEEGGRLAVREHDLVVLSLGIVPDWHPKGICDIATDTDAFIKCKMPRIAPAMTSMDGVFTAGVAAGPKDIVDTIAESGAAAMEAANYMKGNLEHAY; encoded by the coding sequence ATGAATGAAAAAAAAGTTTTGAAATTTGATTCCCTTGTGATCGGCGGCGGCATTGCCGGCCTTCAGTCGGCGCTTGACCTTGCCGACCAGGGATTTAAGGTGGCCGTCCTTGAGAAGGATGCATCGGTGGGCGGAAAAATGATCCGGCTGGCCAAGGTCTTTCCCACCCTGGACTGCGCCAGCTGTATCACCACCCCCAAGATGTCCGCGGCATCCCACCATGAGAATATCACATTGTTTACCTATTGCACCCTGGATGCCATGACCCGGAAGGACGGCATGGTATATGCCAGCGCCACCCAAAAGCCCCGGTTTGTGGATCCGGATAAGTGCATCGGCTGCCGCCAGTGCGAGTACAACTGCCCGGTGTATGTAGAGGATCATGAACAGGGCAGTCTGACCTTAAGAAAGGCCGCCTATATCCCTTTTTCCAACGCCATTCCCCAGCTGGCGCTGATTGATGCGGATCATTGTTCCCTTTGCGGTAAATGTGAAAAGGTCTGCCCCACCGATGCCATCGATTATTTCCAGCAGCCGGAACCCTTTATTATCGAGGCAAAGACGGCTGTGGTAACCACCGGATTCAACCTCACCCCCGCGGACCAGAAAAAGGAGTACGGCCAGGGACAGGTGGAGAATGTGATCACCTCCCTGCAGATGGAGCGGATTCTGGCCCCCCACGGCCCCTACATGCGGGTGCTCAGGCCCTCCGACGGCAAGGAACCCGAATCCATCGCCTTTGTCCAGTGCGCAGGCTCCAGGGATAAAAGCCTGGGGGTGTCCTATTGCTCCAGGGTGTGCTGCATGTATGCCATCAAGCAGGCCATGCTGCTGTCCGGCGCCCTGCCCCTGGCGGATCTGACCATTTATTACATGGATATCCGGGCATTCGGCAAAGGATATGAGCAGTTTTACCAGAACGCCAAGGCCATGGGCATTGAATTTGTCAAAGGTAAAATCGCCTCCATTGCCCAGGGGGATGACCAGACCGTGGCCCTTAAGTACGAGGCCCAGGAGGAGGGCGGCAGACTGGCTGTCCGGGAGCATGACCTGGTGGTCCTTTCCCTGGGCATTGTGCCCGACTGGCATCCCAAGGGCATCTGCGATATCGCCACGGACACCGATGCATTCATCAAGTGCAAGATGCCCAGGATCGCCCCGGCAATGACCAGCATGGACGGGGTGTTCACCGCAGGCGTCGCCGCAGGCCCCAAGGATATCGTGGATACCATTGCCGAGTCCGGTGCCGCTGCCATGGAAGCTGCCAATTACATGAAAGGAAACCTTGAACATGCCTATTAA